The following are from one region of the Paenibacillus sp. KS-LC4 genome:
- a CDS encoding hemolysin III family protein, whose product MANTHTYSKREEIANAITHGIGAALSVAALVILIIFAVDKGTASHVVSFTIYGTAMLLLYAASTLVHSFPEGRAKRVFESLDHSFIYVFIAGTYTPILLHIVQGTLGWVLFGIVWGFALVGVVFKAFFASKFLFTSTIVYLAMGWLIVFAWKSLTSHLAPGGLQLLITGGLLYTVGTVFYMWRAFPYHHAVWHMFVLGGSVLHFFAILLYMLPS is encoded by the coding sequence ATGGCCAACACACACACTTATTCCAAGCGCGAGGAAATAGCCAATGCCATCACTCATGGTATTGGCGCTGCACTTAGTGTTGCTGCGCTCGTTATTTTAATCATATTTGCTGTAGATAAGGGTACTGCCTCTCATGTGGTCAGCTTTACGATTTATGGAACAGCGATGCTGCTGCTTTATGCCGCATCCACATTAGTGCACAGCTTTCCAGAAGGCAGGGCCAAGCGTGTTTTTGAATCGCTGGACCATTCCTTTATTTATGTATTTATTGCGGGGACGTATACACCTATTTTGCTGCATATTGTGCAGGGGACATTAGGGTGGGTGCTCTTCGGCATCGTCTGGGGCTTTGCGCTCGTTGGCGTCGTATTTAAAGCATTTTTTGCATCAAAGTTTTTATTTACCTCGACTATCGTATATTTGGCCATGGGATGGCTCATCGTCTTTGCCTGGAAGTCGCTTACGAGCCATTTGGCGCCCGGTGGCTTGCAACTGCTTATTACAGGCGGGCTGCTTTATACCGTGGGAACCGTCTTTTATATGTGGCGAGCGTTTCCTTACCATCATGCGGTATGGCATATGTTCGTATTAGGCGGGTCCGTGCTGCATTTCTTTGCGATTTTGCTCTATATGCTCCCATCATAA
- a CDS encoding methyltransferase domain-containing protein — protein MTRYLYSYSCHEEELELCRLELWRLLEAPLRDGFVVSEHNVHPSRSPFLKRRMELSLSGATLPELLEQLPLVDLNGATFKVLCTVADAPYSYEEQRALERSVGGSLVGVADMRQPERLLGITFWQQRYWFGACEQASAIWLAHRQKPQNYSTALGTRVARAIVNIAAGPAGEALKAKIIDPCCGMGTVLIEALSMGLDIRGVDRNPLAVQGARVNLAHFGYSKELVTLGDMRELEGHYDAAIVDLPYNLCSVLPIGEQLDMLESVRRLADVAVIITTEPIETQLAASGFSLIDQCKLHKSAFTRFITLVKS, from the coding sequence ATGACTCGTTATTTATACAGCTACAGCTGTCATGAAGAGGAATTGGAGCTATGCCGACTGGAATTGTGGCGACTGCTGGAGGCTCCGCTCAGGGATGGCTTCGTCGTGAGCGAGCATAACGTTCATCCGAGTAGAAGTCCGTTTCTCAAGCGTCGCATGGAGCTATCCCTTTCAGGTGCAACTTTGCCCGAGCTGCTGGAGCAGCTGCCGCTTGTTGATTTGAATGGAGCGACATTCAAGGTGCTTTGTACAGTGGCGGACGCCCCTTACAGCTACGAGGAGCAGCGCGCACTTGAGCGTTCTGTCGGCGGATCATTAGTTGGAGTAGCGGATATGCGGCAGCCGGAGCGTCTGCTGGGTATTACCTTTTGGCAGCAGCGATATTGGTTTGGCGCCTGTGAGCAAGCGAGCGCGATCTGGCTCGCCCATCGGCAGAAGCCGCAAAACTATTCGACAGCATTAGGCACGAGGGTGGCCAGAGCGATAGTTAATATCGCTGCGGGGCCAGCAGGCGAGGCGCTTAAGGCGAAGATAATCGATCCCTGCTGCGGCATGGGCACCGTGCTCATTGAGGCGCTGTCGATGGGCCTTGATATTCGCGGTGTGGATCGCAATCCGCTCGCAGTTCAGGGAGCACGGGTTAATCTTGCTCATTTTGGCTATAGCAAGGAACTCGTTACACTTGGCGATATGCGCGAGCTGGAAGGGCATTATGATGCGGCAATCGTAGATCTGCCGTATAATTTATGTTCGGTCTTGCCGATTGGCGAGCAGCTTGATATGCTGGAAAGTGTAAGACGGCTTGCTGACGTTGCAGTCATTATAACGACGGAGCCGATTGAAACGCAGCTTGCAGCTTCCGGCTTTAGCTTGATTGATCAATGCAAGCTGCATAAGAGCGCATTTACAAGGTTTATTACGTTGGTTAAATCATAA
- a CDS encoding lipopolysaccharide assembly protein LapA domain-containing protein, whose translation MKAQTMLISALLFAFVIALFAVINVNSVQVNFMFAQAQIPLILVILASTLIGGLVIGLFGMVRVFRLQRQVKLLNKQVNELTVEVESKAKPEFIPFSIDEAELPQTRTSVDH comes from the coding sequence ATGAAGGCTCAGACGATGCTTATATCCGCACTGCTGTTTGCATTTGTTATTGCGTTGTTTGCCGTAATTAATGTCAACTCGGTGCAAGTTAATTTTATGTTTGCACAGGCTCAAATTCCGCTTATCCTCGTCATTCTCGCCTCCACGCTCATTGGCGGACTCGTTATTGGATTGTTTGGCATGGTGCGCGTGTTTCGCTTGCAGCGCCAGGTTAAGCTGCTGAATAAACAGGTGAATGAATTAACCGTTGAAGTGGAAAGCAAAGCAAAGCCGGAGTTTATACCTTTCAGCATTGATGAGGCTGAGCTACCTCAGACACGGACGTCAGTAGACCATTAA
- a CDS encoding FTR1 family protein — protein MFSGTSRYSIGWKWLGIIVILAAIAASSIGVRPVFAEASSDLDKLLPLVGGALAAASQSDWEQASGHIKEANERWKQLNVKKSDLSADVDSALAHAIVLLEQGDSKPDEAKASLSELAKTINKYVKTVQKDDQAKLSGKEAAKLLLPMATKLLVEIKGEQWGKASADYKTINDNWLTIEPAIRSDNFSVYGKLETAMSMIRIALQAEPPRAEQAETEANAMIQLLNDYMAGKIDAAAVPAEKLGIADLIAIVDKAAKDIAAGNLSEADGQMQAFISKWPSVEGQVQIRSADAYTKIEIQMTAVSGYLLSNPPEPDKAQAVIGEIREILAPMVEETRYTAWDAGMILLREGLEAILVLAALLAYLKKTGNESKRIWVWSGVWVGLLLSAVMAVLLTYVIAQAAAGSAREAIEGIAGLVSVILMITVGNWLHSKANLRGWNSYIDNKMGSAIARGSLWSLFAVSALAIMREGAETTIFYVGMAPSIDPYQMILGIGVTFLLLVAIAFVIIRFSTKLPIRPFFIVASVLIYYLVFRFMGESIHSLQVAAWLPTHALSEWPTIGFLGIYPTLETAFTQLAVLVVIIIMFVWQQARRKA, from the coding sequence ATGTTTTCAGGTACCAGCCGTTACAGCATAGGATGGAAATGGCTCGGCATTATCGTTATTTTAGCAGCTATAGCTGCAAGCTCGATTGGCGTGAGGCCCGTTTTTGCAGAAGCGTCCAGCGATTTGGATAAGCTGCTTCCGCTCGTTGGCGGAGCGCTTGCGGCGGCAAGCCAGAGTGACTGGGAGCAGGCATCCGGCCATATTAAAGAAGCAAATGAGCGCTGGAAGCAGCTAAACGTGAAAAAATCAGATTTATCCGCCGATGTCGACTCCGCTCTGGCTCATGCAATCGTGCTCTTGGAACAGGGGGACAGCAAGCCGGATGAGGCGAAAGCCTCCTTATCCGAGCTGGCAAAGACGATTAATAAATATGTGAAAACCGTCCAGAAGGACGATCAAGCTAAGCTGAGCGGCAAGGAAGCGGCAAAGCTGCTGCTGCCTATGGCGACAAAGCTGCTGGTCGAAATTAAAGGGGAGCAATGGGGAAAGGCGAGCGCTGATTATAAGACGATTAACGATAATTGGCTGACAATTGAACCTGCGATCCGCTCGGACAATTTCAGCGTTTATGGCAAGCTGGAGACGGCAATGAGCATGATCCGAATTGCGCTTCAGGCTGAGCCGCCGCGTGCGGAGCAGGCCGAGACGGAAGCCAACGCGATGATTCAGCTGCTTAATGATTATATGGCGGGCAAAATTGATGCGGCTGCGGTGCCAGCGGAAAAACTGGGCATTGCTGACCTGATTGCAATTGTTGATAAAGCAGCTAAAGACATAGCCGCAGGCAACTTAAGTGAGGCTGATGGCCAAATGCAAGCCTTTATTTCAAAATGGCCGTCGGTTGAAGGGCAGGTTCAGATTCGTTCTGCTGATGCTTATACGAAAATCGAAATTCAAATGACGGCGGTTTCGGGCTATTTGCTTTCCAATCCGCCGGAACCGGATAAAGCCCAAGCTGTAATTGGGGAAATCAGAGAGATACTTGCTCCAATGGTGGAGGAAACGCGCTATACTGCCTGGGATGCTGGAATGATTTTGCTCCGCGAGGGGCTTGAGGCGATTCTCGTGCTTGCGGCTTTACTGGCTTATTTGAAAAAAACGGGCAACGAGTCGAAACGCATCTGGGTGTGGTCTGGCGTCTGGGTCGGCCTGCTGCTGAGCGCGGTTATGGCTGTGCTGCTCACTTATGTGATTGCTCAAGCGGCTGCTGGCAGCGCGCGTGAAGCAATTGAGGGCATCGCTGGTCTCGTCTCCGTCATCTTGATGATAACCGTTGGCAATTGGCTGCACAGCAAAGCGAATTTGCGAGGCTGGAACAGCTATATTGACAACAAAATGGGCAGCGCAATCGCGCGCGGCAGTCTGTGGTCCTTGTTCGCTGTGTCGGCGCTTGCTATTATGCGGGAAGGGGCGGAGACGACGATATTTTATGTCGGCATGGCACCTTCCATTGATCCCTACCAAATGATCCTAGGTATTGGCGTAACGTTCCTGCTGCTCGTGGCAATTGCTTTCGTTATTATTCGCTTCAGCACGAAGCTGCCAATTCGTCCCTTTTTCATTGTGGCATCGGTACTCATTTATTATTTGGTGTTCCGCTTTATGGGAGAAAGCATTCACTCGCTGCAGGTTGCTGCATGGCTGCCGACGCATGCGTTAAGTGAATGGCCGACCATTGGCTTCCTTGGAATTTATCCAACGCTGGAGACAGCTTTTACGCAGCTTGCGGTATTGGTGGTCATTATTATAATGTTCGTGTGGCAGCAGGCGAGAAGAAAAGCGTAG